The following proteins are co-located in the Silene latifolia isolate original U9 population chromosome 1, ASM4854445v1, whole genome shotgun sequence genome:
- the LOC141596687 gene encoding tRNase Z TRZ2, chloroplastic, with protein sequence MQISVNIPAPSNPPYLLHHLSDPILHPTPRKPPAPFNLSLSGPGPGVGRVEAIKGPGVFSAIGKAIEEEEYRKARAEVHRKGFEIDGFTVEGVSIGGHETCVILPEFKSVFDIGRCPLRAVHQNFVFITHGHLDHIGGLPMYVATRALYSLKPPTIFVPPCLKDDVEKLFEIHRSMGQVELNFDLVAIDVGETYELRDHLVVRPFQTHHVIPSQGYVIYSIRKKLKKQYIHLKGNQIEKLKKSGVEITDMILSPEVAFTGDTTSDFLLEPRNADALRAKLLITEATFLDDGFSVEQARERGHTHLYELLEHAKWIRNKTVLLTHFSSRYHLEDIRQAVSKLQARVSGKVVPLTEGFKSKYT encoded by the exons ATGCAAATATCAGTAAATATTCCAGCCCCAAGTAACCCACCTTATCTTCTTCACCATTTGAGTGACCCCATTTTACACCCAACACCCCGAAAACCACCAGCACCATTCAACCTCTCCCtatcgggtccgggtccgggtgtGGGTCGGGTAGAAGCCATAAAAGGGCCAGGAGTATTTTCAGCAATAGGGAAAGCAATAGAGGAAGAAGAGTACAGGAAAGCAAGAGCTGAAGTTCATAGAAAAGGGTTTGAAATTGATGGGTTTACAGTTGAAGGTGTATCAATTGGTGGGCATGAGACTTGTGTTATTCTTCCTGAATTTAAGTCTGTTTTTGATATTGGTAGATGCCCTTTAAGAGCTGTTCATCAGAATTTTGTCTTTATCACTCATGGTCACCTTGATCATATT GGAGGCTTACCTATGTATGTGGCAACTCGTGCACTTTACAGCTTGAAGCCACCAACTATCTTTGTACCACCTTGCCTTAAAGATGATGTAGAGAAGTTATTTGAAATCCATAGGTCTATGGGTCAGGTGGAGCTTAATTTTGATTTGGTGGCAATCGATGTGG GTGAAACATATGAACTACGAGACCACCTTGTTGTTCGACCATTCCAAACTCATCATGTTATTCCTAGCCAG GGATACGTCATCTATTCAATTAGGAAAAAGTTGAAGAAGCAGTACATACATCTGAAAGGAAACCAAATTGAGAAACTGAAGAAATCTGGAGTTGAG ATTACAGACATGATATTGTCACCAGAAGTGGCATTCACCGGAGACACAACTTCTGATTTTTTGCTTGAACCACGTAACGCAGATGCACTCAGGGCAAAGCTCTTAATCACCGAG GCAACTTTTCTGGATGATGGATTTAGTGTTGAGCAAGCACGTGAGCGTGGCCATACTCATTTATACGAG CTCTTGGAACACGCCAAGTGGATACGAAACAAAACTGTATTGTTGACGCATTTTTCTTCACGCTATCATCTCGAG GACATCCGTCAAGCGGTGTCAAAATTGCAGGCTAGGGTATCAGGGAAAGTGGTGCCTCTCACAGAAGGCTTCAAGTCCAAGTACACGTAA